A single genomic interval of Streptomyces graminofaciens harbors:
- a CDS encoding FUSC family protein, giving the protein MPRPSPSRLGLDLTPPDWLVRNLRPLQAPVNRPAMARAAIALSLPLALGLATGRPSYGALASMGALSGVISDTADAYRMRVLNIAIPQLFSAVGITLGSLVYGQGWLAVGTVTAIALVSGMISTIGAVASVSGLLLLLNGVVGAGLPMPEPWWMPPLLMSGGGLLVLALALLAWPLRAGVPERAAVAATYRTVAELLAATTDAAETYDDARRAVTQSLNQSYDLVLARRARHHGRSPELVRLLAQLNALTPLFEAAPAVRLTGRPLPAEIPAAVLRLAEAVESGYSGALELRLPEPGNGIARAVDQALRHAADVVTDRSPEFTKADDRLGRPAPLPARAARAGRHFAFSADSWRYGLRLALCIGVAQALVSLIAVPRSYWVALTITFVLKPDFGSVFSRALLRALGTVVGLVVAAAVLAEVPRGWWDVPVMLLLAPLIPALTPRGYGYQTAAITPVILLLSDILNHEGTALLVPRLVDSLMGCVIALVAGYLLWPESWHARVGDRLADAVDDTATYVEHAFGDTADPARRARMRRRLYRDLSGIRTEFQRALTEPPPVGSRAAAWWPLVVAVERIVDATTGARVRIKQGAATPSAAEVGQVALQLRELAAGLRETEVLYAVRSDLGGPQDSVLEPLRQEVAAARAITSPR; this is encoded by the coding sequence ATGCCCCGTCCGTCCCCCAGCCGTCTCGGTCTCGACCTCACCCCTCCCGACTGGCTGGTCCGGAACCTCAGACCCCTGCAGGCGCCCGTCAACCGGCCCGCCATGGCCCGGGCCGCGATCGCGCTGAGCCTGCCGCTCGCGCTCGGCCTCGCCACCGGGCGGCCCTCGTACGGGGCCCTCGCCTCCATGGGCGCCCTCTCCGGAGTCATCAGCGACACGGCGGACGCGTACCGCATGCGCGTGCTCAACATCGCGATCCCCCAGCTCTTCAGCGCGGTCGGCATCACACTCGGCTCACTCGTGTACGGGCAGGGCTGGCTCGCCGTCGGCACGGTCACCGCGATCGCACTGGTCTCCGGGATGATCTCGACGATCGGCGCCGTGGCATCCGTGTCGGGGCTGCTGCTGCTCCTCAACGGGGTGGTGGGCGCGGGGCTGCCCATGCCCGAGCCGTGGTGGATGCCCCCGCTGCTGATGAGCGGCGGCGGGCTCCTCGTCCTCGCCCTCGCCCTGCTCGCCTGGCCACTGCGGGCCGGCGTACCCGAACGGGCCGCCGTCGCCGCGACGTACCGCACCGTCGCCGAGCTGCTCGCGGCCACGACGGACGCGGCGGAGACGTACGACGACGCCCGGCGCGCCGTCACCCAGTCCCTCAACCAGTCCTACGACCTCGTCCTCGCCCGGCGCGCCCGCCATCACGGGCGCAGTCCCGAACTCGTCCGTCTCCTCGCCCAGCTGAACGCGCTCACCCCCCTGTTCGAGGCCGCCCCGGCCGTACGGCTGACCGGGCGGCCGCTGCCCGCCGAGATCCCGGCCGCCGTGCTGCGGCTCGCCGAGGCCGTCGAGAGCGGGTACTCGGGGGCGCTGGAGCTGCGGCTGCCCGAGCCGGGCAACGGGATCGCGCGGGCCGTCGACCAGGCGCTGCGGCACGCCGCCGATGTCGTCACCGACCGGTCCCCCGAGTTCACCAAGGCCGACGACCGGCTCGGGCGTCCGGCGCCGCTGCCCGCCCGAGCGGCCCGCGCCGGCCGCCACTTCGCCTTCTCCGCCGACTCCTGGCGCTACGGCCTGCGCCTCGCCCTGTGCATCGGCGTCGCGCAGGCACTGGTGTCGCTCATCGCCGTGCCCCGCTCGTACTGGGTCGCGCTGACCATCACCTTCGTGCTGAAACCCGACTTCGGCTCGGTCTTCTCCCGCGCGCTGCTGCGGGCCCTCGGCACGGTGGTGGGGCTGGTGGTGGCGGCCGCGGTGCTCGCGGAGGTGCCGCGCGGCTGGTGGGACGTACCCGTGATGCTGCTGCTCGCCCCGCTGATCCCGGCGCTCACACCGCGCGGCTACGGCTACCAGACGGCCGCGATCACCCCCGTGATCCTCCTCCTGTCCGACATCCTCAACCACGAGGGCACGGCCCTGCTCGTGCCCCGGCTCGTCGACTCCCTCATGGGCTGTGTGATCGCGCTCGTCGCGGGCTATCTGCTCTGGCCGGAGAGCTGGCACGCCCGCGTCGGCGACCGGCTCGCGGACGCCGTCGACGACACCGCCACGTATGTGGAACACGCCTTCGGCGACACCGCCGACCCCGCCCGCCGGGCCCGGATGCGCCGCCGGCTGTACCGGGACCTCTCCGGTATCCGTACGGAGTTCCAGCGCGCCCTGACCGAGCCGCCGCCCGTGGGCAGCCGGGCCGCCGCCTGGTGGCCGCTGGTGGTGGCGGTCGAGCGGATCGTGGACGCGACGACGGGCGCGCGGGTGCGGATCAAGCAGGGGGCAGCGACCCCGTCGGCCGCCGAGGTCGGCCAAGTCGCCCTACAACTAAGGGAGTTGGCGGCGGGGCTGCGGGAGACCGAGGTGCTCTACGCCGTCCGGTCGGACCTCGGCGGGCCGCAGGACAGCGTGCTGGAACCGTTGCGGCAGGAGGTGGCGGCGGCGCGGGCGATCACGTCACCGCGCTGA